In Anoplopoma fimbria isolate UVic2021 breed Golden Eagle Sablefish chromosome 7, Afim_UVic_2022, whole genome shotgun sequence, the DNA window CTAAAGACAGAAGTCAAACTCAAAACACCAAGAGTTCAACAGGCTGTGATAAAAACAATGATTCAATGTTTACTTGGGGGGAAATATGACGTTGCAAAACATGTGAAAGCCCGAGAACCACCTGTAGAATCAGCATCCTCTCTTCGAATTTATCATAtaggttattttatttaaatcaattgTTTCTCTTTTGGAATAGTATGTTTTGTAGTAGAGAAATGTAGTTGTACCTAATTagatatacacatacataaaacaaaaaatatatatatatttagatagtTATATACTATCAATTACATTCCGGttaaatatttgcattgttGAATAACTTGGAGACTTGTGAAGGAGTGACaggaaatgcaatttatttgtcatatcaataaagcagaggcagagagacagacagacagacagacagagagagagagacagacagacagacagacagactttcAGAAAGTATGACAgtaacagaaagacagacaggacaagagagacagacagacagagagacagacagtcagagagacagtcaggagacagagagacagacagagagacagacagtcagagagacagagagacagacagtcagagagacagacagtcagagagacagacagtcagagagacagacagtcagagagacagagagacagacagtcagagagacagagagacagacagtcagacagacagtcagagagacagacagtcagagagacagacagtcagagagacagagtcagacagacagtcagagagacagacagtcagagagacagagagacagacagtcagagagacagacagtcagagagacagagagacagacagtcagagagacagacagtcagagagacagacagacagagagacagacagtcagagagacagacagtcagagagacaagagagacagacagtcagagagacagatggagcagTTTGAGGTCTCTTGGGTTTCTTTGCAATCCAGTTGTGGACTTTGATCAAAACAAGTCTCTTAGGACACGAGGCTGACTGACCTCAAGTGACccctgtctctcacacacacacacacacacacacacacacacacacacacacacacacacacacacacacacacacacacacacacacacacacacacacacacacacacacacacacacacacacacagcatgttgTGTCATTGCAACACAGGCAGGTGtttgagtctctctctctctctctctctctctctgttttgtctgtctgtctgtccccttTCACCCAGTTGGGACAATGGATGAAAGGCATCATGGGAGTGAGCGGCGAGCGTAACGTGTTGACCCGACACGGGCCGGCGTGACGGCGGCGTTTCAAGAGCAGTTCGAGGGATGAAacgattacaaaaaaaaaaaaaaaaaaaaagaaactgtaaaaacattcaCTATTGTTCGATTTTTCTggcggtccttgaacacatcgtGTCACAAACTTCTGTCAGAGAAAGAAACCGAAACTAAGCGTagatttgtgatatttattaaaataattgttaagtacatgtttgacattttgcgtgcaaacatttcaaatttgCAAATTCTGAAAAGGTCAGCAAAATCTGCACtcaaaaatatgaacaaacGTTAACCGTCCTTCTGAACTTGTCTAATAAAGTTATACAACGCCACATTCCAGTAAGTCCAGTGTAACACCAGTAAAATCCTGTTTTATCACCACCGTACGCcgcagagagacacaaagtcCTGAGGAAGAAACGGGAGTCCCTGCGTGTTTGAGAGAAACCGGAGACGCCGGCGGTTGAGTAACGCCGTCGACCACCTGCGACATCGACACCGAGGAGAAACCAAAAACTGGAGCGCACATAGCGGACGCTGTTTTGGATCCAGTCATTACTGATGAGACACAACATTTCACCGTGGGGTGCTCACATGCTGCACTCTTTGGTCCTGCAGAGCTacattgtgattttaaaaaaaagtcccctTCAATAATAGTTTTTAACGCTCAGAAAAGCTCACAAAAGATAAAACAGCTCTGATGATCTTTTTGTagagaataaatcaaataaaaacaggtaGAATTCCTGCAAAGTGGGGCTGGAAATgatgtttattttcaatatcaGAATGAATTTTCCAGGCTGTAATCATCCAAGCATTCGTCGCTGTACGTACGAAGAATAATGCACCGTTATTCGTAGATGTACCATGAAATTATTGATTTAGTAGGTTATCGAAAATGAGATAGTATAAAGACCGTAAAAGCCCACAAAGAACGGAAAGTAAGGGAGGTGGATGGGTTCTACTAAAAACAATCAACCAAACGTAACTTGTGTACTTCAATAACGGCcacttttgtagttattttaacccaaacgtcgatcttttcctaaacctaactaagtagttttgttgactaaacctaaccaagttgcATCCTGTGAAaatagaagtttattttgaaaagattgtatgcatgtaacgagctgAAATTGACACGTTTTGCTGGACTTTTGCAGGAAAACTCTTTTTATAGGATATAGTATGAGGATTACGTTGCAATTTGTCACAATAAGAGTTTCCTAAAGCCCCAGGTGATGCCTTCAAATACCTAATTTAGTCCGACAAACAGTCTAACACCAAAATATATAACGTTTACTATCACACAAgagaaacaaaagcagcaaaatgtcCACAACTTAGAAGCcggaacaaaaaaaacccacgaGGAAATGACTTCAAACCGATGAATCACTTTATTTGAATAACTTGTAAAAAGCAGAAACCCGATCACACCGGATCATCTCTAAACTGAAACCCAAACCTCTGGGAAACACCTCCTTAAACTCAGTAACTCATCGACCAATGGGAGCCCCGCTGGGGTTTAGCTCAACGGACACCAAACGCTGCCCCGGCTTTATGGCCTCCCGTAGACTCTAGCATGTCTAGCATCGCGggttatatttcatattttgctAATTAGACATCTAAAATGTAGCGTCACAGGTGCTCTTTTTCGAGAGTCGTAAACACTTTTGCAGCGACCGTCGGAGCGGCTGAATCGCTTTGTGTGCACGCATGAGGGTTAATAATTCTAACATCTGTGGGCATATCTATCTGGTTATttaagagggagggagaagggggggggagcaTGCAACACACAGTGGGTCCTGTTACGAGCATGCCTCCTCGGACCGGCCCCATAAATTCATGCCCAGTCTGTAAATAGAACCTGTAAATATAGACGGGGAGGAAAGGGCAGCCTCCACCCGGCTCCTCTCACATCTTACTCTCGTTTCTCGGAGAGATTACTCGGCCTCGTGCTCCGACTCACCCTTTACCGCCTCATAGCCGCTTTGGTAGGGGGAGGtagaggggaggagaaaagggcAAGTTCCCACCGCTGTTACCTACATGTATAAAAACGCCACAACTTCCTCTCCTGACCCCCAATGTGACCTTTCAAACCTGGCGTTCtttcccatcatcctcttctctttaaacatttaaaacatcaccaCAACAACTTAACATTAGAGGAGAATTTATTGTTTCCCCATCTATTCccttctttgtcattttttgcacattaataatatttttatagtaatttaattaaatctcagttttcaggctttttttctcacaaaaaaagCATCTACCTCATTAGTTTagcattcatattttattctaatttacTCAACAATAGGCTCAAAGATACAAGCTTGTATTAGGACTTTAACGACGCATTGTGCATGAATAAAATCGCAATATCATCATGGTTTTATGACCGTTTTGTGCcaatgatatataataataatgtaaaagcaTAACAATGCATGTACAACCAAACGTAACTTGTGTACTTCAATAACGGCcacttttgtagttattttaacccaaacgtcgatcttttcctaaacctaactaagtagttttgttgactaaacctaaccaagttgcATCCTGTGAAAATAGaagtttattgtgaaaagattgtatgcatgtaacgagctgAAATTGACACGTTTTGCTGGACTTTTGCAGGAAAACTCTTTTTATAGGATATCGTATGAGGATTACGTTGCAATTTGTCACAATAAGAGTTTCCTAAAGCCCCAGGTGATGCCTTCAAATACCTAATTTAGTCCGACAAACAGTCTAACACCAAAATATATAACGTTTACTATCACACAAgagaaacaaaagcagcaaaatgtcCACAACTTAGAAGCCTTAGAAGtagtaatttaattaaatctcagttttcaggctttttttccctcacaaaAAAAGCATCTACCTCATTAGTTTagcattcatattttattctaatttacTCAACAATAGGCTCAAAGATAAAAGGTTCTATTAGGACTTTAACGACGCATTGTGCATGAATAAAATCGCAATATCATCATGATTTTATGACCGTTTTGTGCctatgatatataataataataatgtaaaagcaTAACAATGCATGTACACCCTTTTAATAGAGCAGCTAACTTTCAATTCTAAAGATTTTCATACACTGGAATTGCAATGAGAAAACATAATTAAgccaataaaaaacaaccaaacaactagaataataaataaaatggactcTCAAGTTCttgcaaaaaaaccacaaagagaaatAACTTGTATGTGCAAAATCTACTTGGTAATAAAACAGATTTGTATATTCTGATCAGGCGGCTTTACAAAGCATTGTCACAACTGATTATTGTCATAATTGATCAATCTAGGGATTTCTTCCTTGATTAATCATTCGGTGTATGAAATATCAGAAGATACGGAAATGACTTTGGGGTTTTTGAGCTGTTACGTGGATAAAACAAGGAATTTGAAGGCACTAGTTTGGgctgaaaaatattaaatatttgaaaaatgatctctttgtggtcttgtttttcactgcaatatattAAGtactgctcctctatggaaacagcacaatcatggctagaagtagagagaactcaaggATGACttttgtgcagaataacacacttaaaatgtcataattcatagaaaagaaagaaacgcAAGTTGAAattctttgaaaatgtatttttacaaaacaCTGGAATCTATATATCATCTTTCCAAGTTgccacaagtgttaccaatggaGGCTCCaagtactatatatatatatatatatatatatatatatatatatatattgaactattaacatttttacatcctctcctctctgtgttcagcagcatgaagttcagtcaaagtttcacagatttctttgtcacgtgactgttggtctcagatgaatcaatcatggcttcatagtttcactgaagagctcagaatttaatattttttacagaatctggttaaagcaaaaggTTTATTCGGGGCGAGACtctaaatgagacatgtagaataaaatgtttttgatgaaatatcacaattttaagcttctTTTTCTGACTGAAGCATTCCTCGCACATGGTGTGTTTAAGGACCATCGGAAAGATATAAATCTGACAATAACGACAATGTTTTTACAGCGTCTGTCTTTTATAAACGttgtagttttggcgattgtttaaagaaaacatgcgtTTCAATCCCGCCGGCGAGTTTTGGGGTTCTTTATGTTAAAACAACTGCAGCTGAACTTTAAACTCAATGTAAAGGtgatttttctatttatttctagTATTTGCAGTCTGTTCATCCCTTCAACCTCCAGCTGAAGTTCATGTTTGATCTAATATTTATCGCACCGTTTCATTAGATCACATAAACTTTCCCCGACAGCTGGATAGAGAGCTcgtctccccctctttctcctctgggTCAAGGATCCAGGTGTGCGCCTCTATCAGTTCGCCGCCGCAGCTGAGAGGAAGTGCATTCCTGGGCGATGATGATGCGTTTCCTCCCGGCCCTCGCTGTGTGCCTCGACACGCCGCCGCCGCAATTACAGCGCCACATCAAAGGGCTGCCTGCTGCCGTGACTCAGCgcgcataaacacacacacacaaaacacagactgaGCGTGTGTGTGGATTAACATTTCTGAATGTTACCTTGAactgcatgaacacacacacacacacacacacacttaatagACCTGCTGGCAACGGCTGAAAAcaaagagtacacacacacacacacacacacagacggacggacaaacacacacacacacaatgcgaTGTGCTCGAGCGCTTTGAGTGTCAGTTGATCTCcacatatccacacacacacacacacacacacacacacacactaacacacactaacacacacgaGAGCTCTTTCATCTCCGGTCAGCACCACGATAAACAAATGAGTCAGCCGGCGTTTGCAGAGAATCCTGactcatgctcacacacacacacacacacaaagcgaggggggaaaaaatccaGGGAAGGATTCTAGGGAATAGCAGGGAGGAGACGAGTGGATGAAATAGAAAAGGGAGGTGatcaaagactggaaactgagTCAAAACAtcctctttcccccccccccgttcTCTTGATCTGGTGCACGCCGTCTGCACCACACCGACTGCAGACAGAACCTCAGCGCTAAGAGTCTGTGACACGCACATCCATGTCTGGATTTTAAAGATGCAGCATGTATCACTTCGCCAAAACAacaccgtttatcacagccagacgCTGACAAAACTGGCATAATCGTCCGATTTTTATCTTATTCGGCGGTTCTTGAACACATCGTGTGTCACGTCTGAAAAAGGAACCAATACAATcatccaaaacattttattctacatgtctcatttaaaatctcgcccTGAATAAACCTTTTACTCTAActagattctgtaaaaaacattaaattcttcACTACTCAACgcaactatgaagccatgactGATTCAGCCGAGACCAACAGTCATTTGACAAGAAATCTGTGAAATTtggactgaacttcaggctcctgaacacagagaggaaaggtTGTAAAAAAGTGAATAGTTAATATACATATCATAACAATACTCAAGTACTTTCTtcagaaagaaatgcaaaaaatgattaatgcaactattttgatgatACATTTCTTACTCATTTATGACCATAAATTTAAAGTTTTGAGAATTTGGTCTGTTTAAAGTGACcgtggctttttttttgcacgttACAAAACTAAATGATCAACTGAGAAAAATACCTGCAGAATAATCAATGATTAAAACAGCACTACAACCTCACAATTAACTACCGAGCTCAATTAAcatctcaaaaacaaacacaaaaggagcTTTACTAGAATACGACGCTGTGACGTGTTTTACCGTCTTACTAAATCTCTCCTGCTGGCACTGCACTCGTCTCCTGTTTTGTATGAATAGATATATTATTTCAAAAAGATGTAGAAAAGAGTTCTCAagtgacacacaaaaacacccacACGTTTGAGCGCACGCACACGTGGctcagagagacagcagcagctacaaacacaggaagtcagggcgcttttgttttggtttttggttgATTCAGTCCACACTTGACCTCAGATAAACCTCGGTTCATTCAGAGAGCTAATTGTCTGGCAGTCTGCttgcacacaacacacacacacacagaagaccTCGAGATGAACTGTGTATTGCTGCCACTTCCTGCACATAAGCACGGTTAAAGCATAGACTTTGGTTCCCTGGACGGATGCCTTCAAAAGACAACTGTCTGGCCGCTCAAAGCGCCTGAACGCAGCATCGCCGAGATCACAAGAGGCTCGATCGAAAATAGATTCTACTAGAAGGAGCTGCGAATGGATATAATGCGACTAATAATAGCACGCTGCACTTAGGggttattttgagaaaaaaaaaaaacacctttactCACACGTGGAAGCATTTTTCCACAAactgtctggaaaaaaaaactgtcaaatatgattatgaaagtaaaaacaagCATCTGTGAAACAAAGGATGTGAGAGGAGATCAGTGTGGCAGCTTCCCAACATGACATTTACTCACCCTTGGTTGTCGTGGTGACTCCATCAGATTTGGTGAAGTCTATACTGGCGTAGGCTCCGTTCTCCGGCAGAGGtgccaccgccgccgccgccgccgccgccgagCTCCCGTGGCTGCCACCGGCTCCCGACGCCACGGCTCCCGTGCTGCTCCCGTCGTCCCTCAGCTCCAGGGCGATGTAGTTCAGGCCGTTCTGGTAGCCCACGGACATGTTCCTGCACATCCTGCCAGATCCGGAGGAGGATGCCGAGGCGGCGCCCATCTCCATGGATCTGACCGGGGCGTGGGGAGCCGGCAAGTCCCCCAGACCCTCCATGGACACCCACATGCTGTCGAAAGACGCCGAGCTGGCCCACCTGGAAGCCTGACCGTCCGTTAGGTACGAGCCGTTGGGGGCCGTGGGGTTGGTTGGTGCCGGGTGGGTGGATGAGGATGCGGGGGCGGTTCCTCCTCCAGAGGGAGTCGAGTTAGAGGAGGATGTAGAGGAGAACGTCTCCGAGCTGTGCCTTCTCCTGCCTTGTGGGTCGGCGCGGACCACCTTGGGTTCCAGCTGTTGCGTCGGCGCTCTTTCCGGGCttgatggaggaagagggggggaaATTGCGTTGGACGAAGAGGGGGGGGCGTGGCCGTAACGTCCCTCTATCACGCAGAGGTGCTGCAGCATGGCCGTGGGGCTCGTTTGCGTCCTCTCCCCTCTGCTTAGGTTGAACGTCATGTCCGTGTAGTCGTCCCCCATCGACTTCCAGTGGCCTGCGGCGGAGACGCTGGGGAGGCCAGCGCCCCAGGGTTGCTGGCCAGGGGTCGGATGTAGCTGGGTGGGTTCCAGGGGGCGACGAGGCTGGGTCGGGGCGACTGGTTTTTACCCAGACATCCGGCGCCGTCCTCCGGGTCCGCCGCCACCTCCACGCTCATGTAGTCCTGGTGAGGGGAGTGACCGCGGTCACTAGATCCCAGGGAAGGCGCTTCATCTTGGGCAGAGAGGGGATAAGCAGGGGGCTGTTGTTGGTGGGGGTAGTGATCCCCGAACTCAATGTTGATGTACTCGCCGGGACTGGAGGGCCCTTCTGATGAGCTGACGGCGGCGGGGACCGAGGCGGCGCTGCCCGCCGACGCCGTGGAGGGCTCACTAACCCGCAGCGGGCCGTGGAAACTCCTCCTGCCTAAAGGGAGGCGGTTGGGCCTCGCGGCGCGTCGGTCGGCCATCGCCGCCGTCGTATGGTGAGCCCCGTAAGGCGGGGGTGGGTGAGAGGGGGTGGAGGTGTTACTGCCTCCCCCGCCCTTCTTCTCTGGTGTCGACATGGAAGCCGTGGCAACTGACGAATAGACTGGCTTGGCGGGAGAACTCATAGGAACGTACTCTCCGTACTCTTTCTCGTCTCGGTCTCTGGTGGGGGCTTTGtaggagcgagggagggagaaatAAGGGCTGTAAGACTTTGGGGTGCCCTCGGGCGTGCCGGCTGTGTAATACCCGCTGCTGCCTTCATTTGAGGGCTTGCGCCCCCGCCGCTGCAGTACGACATGTCCATATATTCCCCGTTCTCTGGTCTCTCCGCTATGCTGTCTCTCGCACCGGCACCTGTTGCGTTGGAGCTTCTGTGAGGGCTGGGGAGGCCTGCCCCGGGGAGGGGGAGCTGCCACTGGCCCCCGGGAGCATCATCATGTAGCCGTGGGAGTCTGCGGAGGATTGGGATTGGGACTGGAGCtgagggggtggtggtgggggtggtggtggtgggctGAACGGGCGCCTAAAGCCGGACTGTGAAACTGGGGGGAATGGGAGACGGGATGGGAGTAAGAGCTGGGTTGCATAGGCATGTAGTCGGGAGGCGTGTCCCGCGGAGACGCAGCCACGCCACACAGCATGGGCATGTAGCCGCTGTCTTCcttggcagaggaggaggacgaggaggaggagagggggacgCTCAACGCCGCCGCCGGCCTCCGTCCGGGGGAGCGTGGAGGGACGGCTCTGCTGGCTGTGCTCGGAGCAGGAGCTGTAGTCGGAGCggagcgaggaagaggaggaagacggcCCGCCGCGGAGCAGCCCGCTGCCAAACGGCAACACGAGGTCCGACCCCTCCTCCAGAGAGAAGTTCGTCTGGGTCATTTTCTGGTAAACCGCAACTCCGGAACCGCCGGCCGGCCTGGTGAAAGAGTGCGTCCTCCTCCTCAACGACGACGAGATGCGATCGTCTTCCGTCGTCGACGTGCTCTCGTCCCGCGGCGTGTCACACCCGCTGTTGTTTCCGGAGCCCGCGCTGGTACCGAACACCTCCCGGTTCCAGCCCATGGCCATGTAGTCGTTCAGACAGTTCTCCTCTCTGATTGGCGGGGTGTTGCCGAGGGAGTCCGGCGTGTTGCTCCGCACCCGGAAGTACCGGAAGTCGCCGGGACTGGAGCCGTACTCGTCTGAGGAGTTGAAGCCGCCGTCGGACGGGGAGCCGCATATGGAGGCGCTCGACGGACGGGTTAGCGTGTCGGAGACGGATCCGTGGCCGCTGCTTGAGGACACGCTCACTGGACTGGTGGTGGAGGGGAAGTGGGACACCGGCAGGGAGGCGGATCGGGCGTGGTAGGTGGACGCCGTCCCCGGGATGGCTCTGACGTAGCGTCCGCTGCCCGTGCTTGTGCCAGCATTCCCCGTGGCAACACCACCTGCTacgccgctgctgctgccaacCCCTGCTacgccgctgctgctgccaacCCCTTCCGGACGCGCCCTCGCCGAGTTGAGGTGCACCAGGCTTCCCGTGGCGGATCGGAACGGCCGGTTCATCGTCCCCTCGCCCTCGCTGGATGTCCTGAAGCGATAACCACTCGCCCGGAGCTCTTACTGGACGGCGGCGTCCCCACCACGGACTCCGTCCTCGACCGCCGCTGCAGCCCCGTCTGGCTCGGCGGCAGGTTGCCCAGGTGTCGCCGCGTCGTGATGAACGGCATCGGGTTGGAGCCCGACGACTGGCTCTTACTCCTCGGCCGAAACTCCGCAAACGCTTTCAGCGCCTTCATCGTCTCCAAGATGGTTTCGTGCATGTTCTGGGCCACGACGGAATCGTCCACCTGCATCCATATCTCCCCCGGCCCGATGGAGGAGGAGCGGCCCACCTCGATGAAGAAGAAGCTCTCCGAATGCCCGCAGCGCCTGATGTTCATCAGCTGGAGGTTGACGCACGGCGTTTCGGAGTTCAACTTCACCAGGTGGACCGTTTTCGTTGAGAGGCAAAGCCGGTAAACACCTGTGAGGTTCTTGGTTTGCCCGAGTCCTTTCGGTTTCACATTCACCTGCCACACCTCCTTGAACACCGTCCCAGGCGTGACCGTCCCGTACCCGTCGTCTAGATCATCCGAGTCAACGTGACCTTTCTTGCCCTCGCTCATGAGCTCGCTGACCGCCACGTACCAGTCCTCTTGCTCCTGCTCGTTCTCGGCCACTATAGCAAAGTACTCGTCCTTAGTGTAAAGCGCTATgaggtgtttgtttttggaatCCGCCCTTTTGTTGACCGTGAAGCACTGGTAGAGGTAAATAACGCGTTTAGGGGGGACGCGGCAAC includes these proteins:
- the LOC129093242 gene encoding LOW QUALITY PROTEIN: insulin receptor substrate 2-B (The sequence of the model RefSeq protein was modified relative to this genomic sequence to represent the inferred CDS: inserted 4 bases in 4 codons; deleted 3 bases in 2 codons; substituted 2 bases at 2 genomic stop codons); this encodes MWVFEEAETRTXEVFRAQGRQPLGAQPPGVLXQREEVQEQPALRRSGCRERRSGCRVPPKRVIYLYQCFTVNKRADSKNKHLIALYTKDEYFAIVAENEQEQEDWYVAVSELMSEGKKGHVDSDDLDDGYGTVTPGTVFKEVWQVNVKPKGLGQTKNLTGVYRLCLSTKTVHLVKLNSETPCVNLQLMNIRRCGHSESFFFIEVGRSSSIGPGEIWMQVDDSVVAQNMHETILETMKALKAFAEFRPRSKSQSSGSNPMPFITTRRHLGNLPPSQTGLQRRSRTESVVGTPPSSKSSGXSGYRFRTSSEGEGTMNRPFRSATGSLVHLNSARARPEGVGSSSGVAGVGSSSGVAGGVATGNAGTSTGSGRYVRAIPGTASTYHARSASLPVSHFPSTTSPVSVSSSSGHGSVSDTLTRPSSASICGSPSDGGFNSSDEYGSSPGDFRYFRVRSNTPDSLGNTPPIREENCLNDYMAMGWNREVFGTSAGSGNNSGCDTPRDESTSTTEDDRISSSLRRRTHSFTRPAGGSGVAVYQKMTQTNFSLEEGSDLVLPFGSGLLRGGPSSSSSSLRSDYSSCSEHSQQSRPSTLPRTEAGGGVERPPLLLSSSSSAKEDSGYMPMLCGVAASPRDTPPDYMPMQPSSYSHPVSHSPQFHSPALGARSAHHHHPHHHPQLQSQSQSSADSHGYMMMLPGASGSSPSPGQAXPSPHRSSNATGAGARDSIAERPENGEYMDMSYCSGGGXKPSNEGSSGYYTAGTPEGTPKSYSPYFSLPRSYKAPTRDRDEKEYGEYVPMSSPAKPVYSSVATASMSTPEKKGGGGSNTSTPSHPPPPYGAHHTTAAMADRRAARPNRLPLGRRSFHGPLRVSEPSTASAGSAASVPAAVSSSEGPSSPGEYINIEFGDHYPHQQQPPAYPLSAQDEAPSLGSSDRGHSPHQDYMSVEVAADPEDGAGCLGKNQSPRPSLVAPWNPPSYIRPLASNPGALASPXVSAAGHWKSMGDDYTDMTFNLSRGERTQTSPTAMLQHLCVIEGRYGHAPPSSSNAISPPLPPSSPERAPTQQLEPKVVRADPQGRRRHSSETFSSTSSSNSTPSGGGTAPASSSTHPAPTNPTAPNGSYLTDGQASRWASSASFDSMWVSMEGLGDLPAPHAPVRSMEMGAASASSSGSGRMCRNMSVGYQNGLNYIALELRDDGSSTGAVASGAGGSHGSSAAAAAAAVAPLPENGAYASIDFTKSDGVTTTTKD